In Asterias amurensis chromosome 4, ASM3211899v1, one genomic interval encodes:
- the LOC139936161 gene encoding leucine-rich repeat-containing protein 51-like, with amino-acid sequence MYMCKLEVDAMTELSPRGGIDAKNDNCNHPTLDYSFKGMLLVEDVLDEDPRVKINKNDKNSEGKVNTQTVKLNNNQMSEMTGLDTTLIKIVEFPEDLTWIDLSFNDFSKIDPILLKYTKLKVLYLHGNNITNISEMEKLAGLPNLIALTLHGNPIEDQKGYRQSIVAKLPQLKKIDFSCVTKSDRQNAVTWERTYGKRKTPKKKEES; translated from the exons atgtacatgtgtaagcTGGAAGTAGATGCAATGACTGAGTTAAGCCCAAGAGGTGGCATTGATGCCAAGAATGACAACTGCAACCATCCAACTTTGGATTATTCATTCAAGGGAATGCTATTAGTGGAAG atgtACTGGATGAAGATCCGAGAgtgaaaatcaacaaaaatgaCAAGAATTCTGAAGGGAAGGTCAACACCCAAACAGTTAAGCTTAATAACAATCAGATGTCGGAGATGACAGGCCTTGACACCACCCTGATCAAGATCGTTGAATTCCCAGAAGATTTGACCTGGATTGACCTCTCCTTTAACGACTTCTCTAAAATTGATCCA ATACTTCTGAAATACACCAAGCTGAAAGTGTTGTATCTCCATGGCAACAACATCACCAACATCAGTGAGATGGAGAAGCTTGCTGGCCTACCCAATCTGATCGCTCTGACCCTTCATGGGAATCCCATTGAGGATCAGAAGGGTTACAGACAAAGCATCGTAGCTAAACTTCCACAACTGAAGAAGATTGACTTCAGCTGTGTCACTAAGTCCGATCGCCAGAATGCCGTTACATGGGAACGGACTTATGGGAAACGAAAGACACCGAAGAAAAAGGAAGAGTCATAA